A stretch of DNA from Lycium ferocissimum isolate CSIRO_LF1 chromosome 4, AGI_CSIRO_Lferr_CH_V1, whole genome shotgun sequence:
AAAAGGGAATATTTTGTGTTTGAACAGTTTCTGCATTATTAATACGCGTATTCTTACTTCATTTTCGTTCTCGAATAAAATAACACGTATATTACCGCACAACTCAAAGGAGGTGTCATTAATATCGCCAACCAAATGATGCATTAGTTATGTGGCAACCATTTTCTCTTAGTGTGGCCAATCAAACACTATATTATCTTATGTAGAATTTTATGCTGGAATTAGTTGTCCCAACACCTTTACTCAAACCCTAAGCGTAATGTTATTATGCATATACACACTACAAAAGTTCTCTTGTAATGCATAGTTTCAgagtgaaaaataatgggtttgtAGGAGCATTAATTCCTTTCCTATGGGCTTTTGAGTGGAAAAATtgttgaaatttcatgaaagaGTCTCGAAAACCAAGATCATACATGCCAGTTTCACACGACCAGATGGAGTGACACAAGATCTGCCTATTAAACCTACGGAACTCGCCCTAAATCTGACCACCATTAGCATTTAATTTGAAGTGACTGACCTATAAGGCACCTGCAGTGCAGTTTGGAAGCCTGATTTTTCATAAAGAGATGCATAGTTTGCAAGATCTTCTTCAGTGAACCAGGCAGGCAATGGAGTAGAAGGATCAACCAAGTCCATTATTTCCTCATCATCCTTTGCTATTGGCAGTTCACTTCCAGAGAATAGAATATATATGTTCTTAACTACTGTTTTTGTATCAAATCGGCCAAAGTCCGCTTCAGCTCGCCCTGGTTCCTGCAAAAATTGAGTGTGTATTTGGTATAGAAAGTCATTTTTCATGCTATATTTGCATACTGAAGATTAATAATAATGTGTAAGTCGAAGCTAGCAATATGAAGCTTAATGTGAAGGAAAATCACTTCCGTCCATAAGTGAGGCCAAGCTTTCTAGCTCATTTTAAAGCGTTGAAGAGAGAAGTAGGGCATTCTAAAGATAGTTATTGAGGAAGCATCTGATTTTCAACTATGAAAAAGTTTTCAAGCTAACTGAATGCCTGTATGTTGTTAGTTCTGTTCTACTATCTGTTGTTAGTGCTCTCGTTGTCGGGGTGGCTGAGTAGATGCTGTtatctttcttcttgtttttgggTTCATAACCGGCGCTAGTGAATCTGCAGTTAAAGGAGTATCACCCGTTCTTGAAATAAGAGTGACTTCATGGAGGGAATTAGCTTAGGCTTAAGCCTTTTCAGAATAGAATGCTTCTGTAACTTGACGTTTTCTCGTTTGATGAAAGATAGATGTTCGGAAAAGTATATTCTGTCAACTGTACACTAGAAAATGACTTACTCAtgaaaactattttccaaaaagTGAATTACGCCATATAAACACGCTCTTATATTCGagtaatttttgtatataaaagaCATGAAATTACCTGCCATCTCAACACATAGAAACCTCTGGGAATGAGATCTCGAGGAAATGTGACTGGACCAGTGGGAAGGAATGGAACTCCAAGTGTTGCAACTGCTGAAACTCTATCAGGGTGTAGTAGTGCAAAATGGTAAGCTACTCGACCTCCAAAATCCTTCCCCACAAGAATAACCTGCATAAAATAGCAAAATTGTGTCAGTAAATTTGATGGACTAATTAAGCAgagacagaaaaaaaaaaattctaagtaggcgtttggccatgaaaaccaaatatttttcactttatttggaattttaaagttggagttgaagatgaagttgtgttcggttatagtttttgcaaaagatatttagttgtttgaatgtattaaaGTGAAAAAGTGAGAACaacattttttgtgtttttcaaatttcaaatacaacttcaacctgtatttggaattttcatggctaaacattgatttccaaataaagtgaaataatttttcaaaaaaaagtgaaaaattctcaggGCCAAACTGGTCGCGACAATAGATTTGATGGTCCAATAGAAtctatcattttcatcacaagtaCCTAGCTAAGTATATATGCGAAAAATCATTAAAATATCAACTTGTAGTAAAATTTAAACCAAAATCTCAGAAGTAAAATGAGCTTAATAGTAAGAATCTTATAGGGTGAACTCATTAACTCAATTCATGAATCCTTTTCTGCCTACTTTTTTACTAATAAGAGGTAACAAGTATCTAATGAAATAATTGATGTGTCTCTGAGCTAACTCAAAGTCTCAGACTGCCacgtttataaaaaaaaaaaaaaaaaaaaaaaaagaaaagtgagatGTACTTGTGTGTTAGATAAATTTACAACTTGTACATACTTTGACACGACTTGGTGGtaattaatgaatttttttttactttttaaaaagagaGAAGACAGCTGATGTAGGTAGTAGAATAAACTTTCTCCACAATTACGATGTGGTGGGATGGTAAGTACctatttatccttaatgaaatcTCATATTCAGAGTTCTAATAATGCAATTGCCTCTAACAAAGAGAGTTTTACCTCAAAGTGGGACTTTCCAGTGTGAATTTGGATTAGTCAATCCCCAAACGAATACCGGATACTGtctgaaaaacaaaaaaaaaaattctctacaAAGGGTTCTGTACCTGGTGGATGCCTAATGAATCAAGCATGTCAAGCAGATCATCAACAAGGTCCTTGAATTTAGTTTTCTCAGGTTCTTTAGGCATATCAGACAAACCATAGCCTCTGTAATCCGGGGCTATGGCTCGAAATCCCGCCTCCGCCATTGCTATCATCTGATGCCTCCACGAGTACCATATCTCAGGAAATCCATGAAGAAACACTACAAAAGGACCTGTATACATGtagttaattataactttactTCAGTACCAATTAttcagaaagaaaaacaaaaagatgatgaagaaaattatatttacacaaaaaaaaaaaaaaaaaaaaaaacacagatCAGACGTGGAGTATTAATTAGGACCTGTTCCAATCTCTGCAAA
This window harbors:
- the LOC132053376 gene encoding uncharacterized protein LOC132053376, encoding MEKIQHNYVKVRGLKLHFAEIGTGPFVVFLHGFPEIWYSWRHQMIAMAEAGFRAIAPDYRGYGLSDMPKEPEKTKFKDLVDDLLDMLDSLGIHQVILVGKDFGGRVAYHFALLHPDRVSAVATLGVPFLPTGPVTFPRDLIPRGFYVLRWQEPGRAEADFGRFDTKTVVKNIYILFSGSELPIAKDDEEIMDLVDPSTPLPAWFTEEDLANYASLYEKSGFQTALQVPYRAWLEEYGVEDLKIKVPCLLLMGEKDYALKFGGLEHFISSGMVKEYVPNLETTFLPEGSHFVQEQFPEQVNQLIITFLNKLI